The DNA window TTCATCGTCGTGCACCAGGCTTACGAGCTGTGGTTCCGGCAGATCCTGTATGAACTGGACGAGATCGAGCGTCTGTTCGCCGAAGATCCGGTCAACGACCGATCGATGGGCCCGGCCGACAGGCTTCTCGGCCGCATACACGAGATCCTGCGCGTTGCGGTGCAGCATCTGGATATTCTGGAGACCATGACGCCGCTGGATTTCCTGGAATTCCGCGACGTACTCTATCCGGCGTCGGGCTTTCAGAGCGTCCAGTTCCGCATGATCGAGACCCGGCTGGGCCTGAAGCGTGCCGATCGGATGACCTATGACCGGCAGCCTTATGACGCCCGATTGTCCGAAGATGACCGCCAACGCATGCGCGAAGTCGACGAGAAGCCGTCGCTGTCGGACCTGATCGAACGGTGGCTGGAGCGTACGCCGTTCATGGAAACCGGCGGCTGGACATTTACCGAGGCGTTCCGCGCGGCGGTGAATGACGCGCTCGACCGCGACATCGCCTATCTGCGGGACGATTCAAGCCTCGACGACGAGCATCGCCAGCGCGAGGCTGCCCGGCTGACGGCGGCGAAGGGCCGCTTCGACGCCTTGTTCGATGCCGATGCCCATGCCGCCGCTCAGGCCGAGGGCCAATGGCGCTGGTCGATGCGCGCGCTGCAGGCGGCGCTGTTCATCAATCTCTATCGTGACGAACCGGTGCTTCATCTGCCGTTCCGCTGCCTCAGCCGGCTTATGGATCTGGACGAGGCACTGACAAACTGGCGCTATCGCCACGCCCTGATGGTGCAGCGGATGATCGGGTTGAAGATCGGCACCGGCGGGTCGTCGGGATCGGATTATCTGAAGACGACCGCAGACAAGCACCGGATTTTCAAGGATCTCTTCGCGTTGTCGACCTTCCTGATACCGCGGTCTTCGCTGCCCGCGTTGCCGGAGGGTCTGCGCGCCTCCATGGGCTTCAACTACGGGCCCATTACCGACCGCAAAGGCTGAAGGAACCGAAACACGCCATGTCAGTGCCAGACAAATCAGTAATTGTCGAAGAACGCCCGGAAGAGGGTGTCGCCGTCATCAGGCTCAACCGTCCGGACGTGCTGAACGCCCTGAATATGGAGGTGCGGCGTGCGCTGGCTGAACGCTTCACCGCGCTGGCCGACGATCCGTCGGTCAAGGCCGTCGTGCTGGCGGGGTCGGAAAAGGCGTTCGCCGCCGGGGCCGATATCGCCGAAATGAAGGATCTCGGCGTCGTGGAGCAATACCAGCGCCATGCCGAACGGCTGTGGCGGGCCATCGCGGCCTATCCGCGTCCGGTAATCGCCGCTGTCCGGGGCTATGCGCTGGGCGGCGGCTGCGAACTGGCGATGCATGCCGACATCATCATTGCCGGACAGGGCGCCCAATTCGGCCAGCCCGAGATCAGGGTCGGCATCATGCCGGGCGCGGGTGGCACCCAGCGGCTGTTGCGCGCGGTCGGTAAATACAAGGCGATGAAGATGCTGCTGACGGGCAAGCCGGTCGGCGCCGAGGAGGCGCTGTCGATGGGGCTGGTCAGCGAGATGGTGGAGGATGACGCGGTCGAGACAACCGCCATCGCCATGGCGAAAACAATAGCCGGAATGCCGCCGATCGCCGTGGAGCAGATCAAGGAAGTCGTGCTCGCCGGTCAGGATGCCCCGCTCGACACGGCGTTGGCGCTGGAACGCAAGGCAATGCAGATGCTGTTCGCCAGCGCGGATCAGAAAGAGGGCATGGCGGCATTCGTCGAGAAACGCCGGCCGGCCTACAAGGGCGAATGAAGCGGCCATACAGAACGCAAGGTAGCAGGATCATGAACGACGCATTCATCTATGGCGGTGTGCGCACCCCCTTTGGCCGTTACGGCGGCGCCCTTTCCTCGGTTCGCCCGGACGACCTGGCCGCGGCCACGATCCGCGAGGTGGTGTCGCGCTATGGCCTTGCCGGCGACAGCGTCGATGATGTCGTCCTTGGCTGTGCCACCCAGGCCGGCGAGGACAGCCGCAACGTCGCCCGCCATGCGGCCTTGTTGTCGGGGCTGCCGGAATCGGTTCCCGGCCAGACGGCGAACCGTTTGTGCGGCAGCGGTCTGGCGGCCGTGATCGATGCTGCCCGCGCCGTTTCCTGCGGCCATGGCGACATCCTGATCGCGGGCGGTGTCGAAAGCATGAGCCGGGCGCCGCTGGTGATCCCCAAGGCGGAAACCGCGTTCAGCCGGTCGACCCAGATGTACGACAGCACCATCGGGTCGCGGTTTCCCAACAAGGCCCTGACGGCGCAATATGGTGACGATACCATGCCGCAGACGGCCGACAACGTCGCCGGCGACCACGGCATCGGGCGCGAGGAAAGCGATGCCTTTGCCGCCTGGTCGCAGGAACGCTATGCGGCGGCACTGGCATCGGGCGTGTTCGACGACGAGATCATGCCCGTGACGGTCAAGTCGGGACGGAAGGGCGAGACGACGGAGGTCAAGGCCGACGAGCATCCCCGTCCCTCATCGACCGCCGACAAACTGGCCGGACTGAAGCCGCTGTTCGAGGGCGGCACGGTCACTGCTGGGAATGCGTCGGGCGTCAACGACGGTGCCGCCGCACTGGTCATCGGCGGGCGCGATCTGGGCGACCGCATCGGCCACGCGCCGCTGGTGCGCATGGTGTCGGCCGCCGTGGCCGGGGTCGCGCCGCGCGTTATGGGGCTGGGCCCGGTTCCGGCGGGTCAGAAGGCCCTGGAACGGGC is part of the Fodinicurvata sp. EGI_FJ10296 genome and encodes:
- a CDS encoding enoyl-CoA hydratase produces the protein MSVPDKSVIVEERPEEGVAVIRLNRPDVLNALNMEVRRALAERFTALADDPSVKAVVLAGSEKAFAAGADIAEMKDLGVVEQYQRHAERLWRAIAAYPRPVIAAVRGYALGGGCELAMHADIIIAGQGAQFGQPEIRVGIMPGAGGTQRLLRAVGKYKAMKMLLTGKPVGAEEALSMGLVSEMVEDDAVETTAIAMAKTIAGMPPIAVEQIKEVVLAGQDAPLDTALALERKAMQMLFASADQKEGMAAFVEKRRPAYKGE
- a CDS encoding tryptophan 2,3-dioxygenase family protein, whose translation is MGDSEKRDPVYYGGYLQLDRLLDCQKPLAETVGRPAHDEMLFIVVHQAYELWFRQILYELDEIERLFAEDPVNDRSMGPADRLLGRIHEILRVAVQHLDILETMTPLDFLEFRDVLYPASGFQSVQFRMIETRLGLKRADRMTYDRQPYDARLSEDDRQRMREVDEKPSLSDLIERWLERTPFMETGGWTFTEAFRAAVNDALDRDIAYLRDDSSLDDEHRQREAARLTAAKGRFDALFDADAHAAAQAEGQWRWSMRALQAALFINLYRDEPVLHLPFRCLSRLMDLDEALTNWRYRHALMVQRMIGLKIGTGGSSGSDYLKTTADKHRIFKDLFALSTFLIPRSSLPALPEGLRASMGFNYGPITDRKG
- a CDS encoding 3-oxoadipyl-CoA thiolase, with amino-acid sequence MNDAFIYGGVRTPFGRYGGALSSVRPDDLAAATIREVVSRYGLAGDSVDDVVLGCATQAGEDSRNVARHAALLSGLPESVPGQTANRLCGSGLAAVIDAARAVSCGHGDILIAGGVESMSRAPLVIPKAETAFSRSTQMYDSTIGSRFPNKALTAQYGDDTMPQTADNVAGDHGIGREESDAFAAWSQERYAAALASGVFDDEIMPVTVKSGRKGETTEVKADEHPRPSSTADKLAGLKPLFEGGTVTAGNASGVNDGAAALVIGGRDLGDRIGHAPLVRMVSAAVAGVAPRVMGLGPVPAGQKALERAGLTLADMDIIEINEAFAAQVLGCLKLFGLPGDDARVNPNGGAIAVGHPLGASGARLALTTARHLQRTGGRYALVSLCVGVGQGIAMVIERV